Below is a window of Variovorax terrae DNA.
CTGTTGCTGGCCGCGCTGCTGTTGTTCCTGGCCGGAACCGCGCAGGCCGCCGGTTCCTCGATGCCGTGGGAAGGCCCACTGCAATCCATCCTCGAATCCATCCAGGGGCCGGTGGCGCGCATCGTCGCGGTCATCATCATCATCGCCACGGGCCTCGCGCTCGCGTTCGGCGATACGTCCGGCGGATTCCGCAAGCTGATCCAGATCGTCTTCGGTCTGTCCATCGCGTTCGCCGCTTCGAGCTTCTTCCTGTCGTTCTTCAGCTTCTCCGGGGGGGCGGTCGTATGAGTGCCCCGGACACCTTCGCGGACGGCTTCGAGGTGCCGCTGCATCGCTCGCTGACCGAGCCGATTCTGCTTGGCGGTGCGCCGCGCACCGTGGCGATCGCCAACGGCACGCTGGCCGCCGCTGTCGGCCTGGGCCTGCAACTGTGGATTCCCGGCGTGGTGCTCTGGATCGTCGGCCATTCGCTGGCGGTGTGGGGTGCGCGCGTCGATCCGCAGTTCATGCAGGTCTTCGCCCGGCACATCAAGCATCGCCCGCTGCTGGACGTGTGAGGGGACGCTGCCATGCTGAACCTTGCCGAATACCGCCAGCGCCCGGCCTTGCTTGCCGACTGGCTGCCCTGGGCCGGGATGGTCGCACCGGGCGTCGTCTTGAACAAGGACGGAAGTTTCCAGCGCACGGCCCGGTTTCGCGGGCCTGACCTCGACAGCGCGACGCAAGGCGAGCTGATCGCCACGTCGGCGCGGTTGAACAACGCGCTGCGCCGCATGGGATCGGGCTGGGCGCT
It encodes the following:
- a CDS encoding TrbC/VirB2 family protein, with the translated sequence MTQMTIPAFRFSANPALRLARLRCLARPAGQGLLLAALLLFLAGTAQAAGSSMPWEGPLQSILESIQGPVARIVAVIIIIATGLALAFGDTSGGFRKLIQIVFGLSIAFAASSFFLSFFSFSGGAVV
- a CDS encoding VirB3 family type IV secretion system protein, with amino-acid sequence MSAPDTFADGFEVPLHRSLTEPILLGGAPRTVAIANGTLAAAVGLGLQLWIPGVVLWIVGHSLAVWGARVDPQFMQVFARHIKHRPLLDV